The following proteins are co-located in the Pseudomonadota bacterium genome:
- a CDS encoding rhodanese-like domain-containing protein, whose translation MITKGVKELCAEAEAEIETVTAEEAIKIAEDEAVQLVDIRDIRELWREGAVPGAVHAPRGMLEFWVDPESTYHRDLFASGKRFIFFCAGGLRSALAAQSVQRMGLKPVAHIGGGFAAWKEAGGTVVTKEKK comes from the coding sequence ATGATTACCAAGGGCGTTAAGGAACTCTGCGCCGAAGCGGAAGCAGAGATCGAGACCGTAACGGCGGAAGAGGCCATTAAGATTGCCGAAGATGAAGCCGTGCAACTCGTCGACATCCGCGATATCCGGGAGCTCTGGCGCGAGGGCGCGGTGCCCGGCGCCGTGCACGCACCGCGTGGCATGCTCGAATTCTGGGTTGACCCGGAAAGCACGTATCACCGCGACCTTTTCGCCAGCGGGAAGCGCTTTATCTTTTTCTGCGCCGGTGGACTGCGCTCGGCACTCGCCGCTCAGTCGGTCCAGCGCATGGGCTTGAAACCGGTGGCCCATATCGGCGGCGGATTCGCCGCCTGGAAAGAAGCCGGCGGAACGGTCGTCACCAAAGAGAAGAAATAG